A genome region from Streptomyces pratensis includes the following:
- a CDS encoding DsbA family protein — protein MSDSSSAATVVLDLWCDLQCPDCHQALSDLHALRARYGDRLEVRLRHFPLEKNKHAYAAAQAAEEAFAQGQGWPYVEAVLARTAGLARAGEPLLLEVAGELGMDAEEFDTALIDGRHLLIVDADQAEGKAIGVTGTPTYVIADERLDGGKSQEGLRARIEEIADGLLAGQG, from the coding sequence ATGAGCGATTCCTCCTCCGCCGCGACGGTCGTCCTCGACCTCTGGTGCGACCTCCAGTGCCCCGACTGCCACCAGGCCCTCTCCGACCTCCATGCCCTGCGCGCCCGCTACGGCGACCGGCTGGAGGTCCGGCTGCGCCACTTCCCGCTGGAGAAGAACAAGCACGCGTACGCGGCGGCACAGGCCGCCGAGGAAGCCTTCGCCCAGGGCCAGGGATGGCCGTACGTCGAGGCCGTCCTCGCCCGCACCGCCGGCCTCGCCCGGGCGGGCGAGCCCCTGCTGCTCGAGGTCGCCGGTGAACTGGGGATGGACGCCGAGGAGTTCGACACCGCTCTGATCGACGGCCGTCATCTGCTGATCGTGGACGCGGACCAGGCCGAGGGGAAGGCGATCGGCGTCACCGGGACCCCGACGTATGTGATCGCCGACGAGCGGCTGGACGGCGGGAAGAGCCAGGAGGGGCTGCGCGCGCGCATCGAGGAGATCGCCGACGGCCTGCTCGCCGGCCAGGGCTGA
- a CDS encoding GNAT family N-acetyltransferase, whose translation MTTTIRPAGPVQQGADGARTRTYDVCDNGRPVGAVGVSTDPAFGPSAGILHSLGIEEPHRRRGRGTVAALAAEEVLRGWGCTQVRLVAPADNGAARALAAVLGYTERSRNMLKPLRRTAPALPAGAAGRPMTRREYDEWAATSVGTYARSWVERGVPEDQARRKSETDHATNLPDGLATPGMYFHVLVHDGEAVGHVWVARREGPDGEGLGYVFDVEVREEHRGRGYGRALMHLAEEITLDAGLGLLGLHVFASNTPALRLYESLGYEVTQYNLAKAL comes from the coding sequence ATGACCACGACGATCCGGCCGGCCGGGCCGGTCCAGCAAGGCGCCGACGGCGCGCGGACACGCACGTACGACGTGTGCGACAACGGGCGGCCGGTGGGCGCCGTCGGTGTCTCCACCGACCCGGCGTTCGGTCCGTCGGCGGGCATACTCCACTCGCTCGGCATCGAGGAACCCCACCGCAGGCGCGGCCGGGGGACCGTCGCCGCACTCGCCGCCGAGGAGGTGCTGCGCGGCTGGGGCTGTACCCAGGTCCGCCTGGTGGCCCCCGCGGACAACGGGGCCGCCAGGGCCCTCGCGGCCGTGCTCGGCTACACCGAGCGCAGCCGGAACATGCTCAAGCCTCTCCGCCGCACCGCCCCCGCGCTGCCGGCCGGAGCCGCCGGGCGTCCGATGACGCGGCGGGAGTACGACGAGTGGGCGGCCACCAGCGTCGGGACGTACGCGCGGAGCTGGGTGGAACGCGGTGTCCCCGAGGACCAGGCCCGCCGCAAGTCCGAGACGGACCACGCCACGAATCTGCCCGACGGCCTCGCCACCCCCGGCATGTACTTCCATGTCCTCGTCCACGACGGAGAGGCCGTCGGCCACGTCTGGGTGGCGCGACGTGAGGGCCCGGACGGTGAAGGCCTGGGCTACGTGTTCGACGTCGAGGTGCGCGAGGAGCACCGGGGGCGCGGATACGGCCGGGCGCTGATGCACCTCGCGGAGGAGATCACGCTCGACGCCGGCCTCGGCCTGCTCGGCCTGCACGTCTTCGCCTCCAACACTCCCGCGCTGCGGCTGTACGAGTCACTCGGCTACGAGGTCACGCAGTACAACCTGGCCAAGGCGCTGTAG
- a CDS encoding aminotransferase class IV, which produces MRIWVNGGLRDADDARLSVLDHGLTVGDGVFETVKVSRGRPFALTRHLDRLTRSAGGLGLTDPDHDEVRRAVDAVVEANPVELGRLRITYTGGLSPLGSDRGDAGPSLVVALSGTTRRPDSTAVVTVPWTRNERGAVTGLKTTSYAENVVALARAHEQGASEALFPNTVGQLCEGTGSNVFVVLDGRIHTPPVASGCLAGITRALVAEWAGAQETDLPLDVLEQADEIFLTSTLRDVQAVHRTDGRKLPGAPGPVTAKAMRVFDERAADDLDP; this is translated from the coding sequence ATGAGGATCTGGGTCAACGGCGGACTGCGGGACGCCGATGACGCCCGGCTGTCCGTGCTCGACCACGGGCTGACCGTCGGCGACGGCGTCTTCGAGACGGTCAAGGTCTCCAGGGGCCGTCCCTTCGCCCTGACCCGGCACCTCGACCGGCTGACGCGCTCGGCCGGGGGCCTGGGCCTGACCGATCCCGACCACGACGAGGTCCGCCGAGCGGTGGACGCCGTCGTCGAGGCCAACCCCGTGGAGCTCGGACGGCTGCGGATCACCTACACCGGCGGCCTCTCACCCCTCGGCTCCGACCGCGGCGACGCCGGTCCCAGCCTGGTCGTCGCCCTGAGCGGGACGACCCGCCGGCCCGACAGCACCGCCGTAGTCACCGTCCCCTGGACGCGCAACGAACGCGGCGCGGTGACGGGCCTCAAGACCACCTCGTACGCGGAGAACGTCGTCGCCCTCGCGCGTGCCCACGAGCAGGGTGCCTCCGAGGCGCTGTTCCCCAACACGGTAGGACAGCTCTGCGAAGGCACCGGCTCCAACGTCTTCGTCGTCCTCGACGGCCGGATCCACACGCCTCCGGTCGCCTCTGGATGCCTCGCCGGAATCACCCGCGCCCTGGTCGCGGAATGGGCGGGTGCGCAGGAGACCGATCTCCCGCTGGACGTGCTCGAGCAGGCCGACGAGATCTTCCTGACCTCCACACTCCGCGACGTCCAGGCCGTCCACCGGACCGACGGGCGGAAGCTGCCCGGCGCCCCCGGGCCCGTGACGGCCAAGGCCATGCGGGTCTTCGACGAGCGCGCGGCGGACGATCTCGATCCGTGA
- a CDS encoding chorismate-binding protein, which produces MRHLTPLARFGGLVASGLRDVTSDPAALESSGFWAVSADFEGRLVCARFATVRAEEVPLPVPGAWRGPGPGDWSSSLGRDDYMAGVRRIREHIAAGEVYQANLCRVLSAPLSGPHADVDALTALLARGNPAPYAGTIRLPEHGVEIATASPELFLARDGRTVESGPIKGTGRTEDDLLEKDHAENVMIVDLVRNDLGRVCAPGSVSVPDLCAVEKHPGLVHLVSTVRGRLDDGAGWPELLTAAFPPGSVTGAPKSSALRIIEALETAPRGPYCGAVGWVDADRGTAELAVGIRTFWIDRTGPGPLLRFGTGAGITWGSDPAREWAETELKASRLLAVASGAYQATGRTAS; this is translated from the coding sequence GTGCGCCACCTCACCCCTCTTGCCCGCTTCGGTGGCCTCGTCGCCTCCGGTCTGCGGGATGTCACCAGCGACCCCGCAGCTCTCGAATCATCCGGCTTCTGGGCCGTATCTGCCGATTTCGAGGGCCGCCTGGTCTGCGCCCGCTTCGCCACCGTGCGGGCCGAAGAGGTCCCCCTCCCCGTGCCCGGGGCATGGCGGGGCCCCGGGCCGGGGGACTGGTCGTCCTCGCTCGGGAGGGACGACTACATGGCCGGGGTGCGCCGGATCCGTGAACACATCGCGGCGGGCGAGGTCTACCAGGCCAACCTCTGCCGGGTCCTGTCCGCCCCGCTGTCCGGCCCGCACGCCGACGTGGACGCCCTCACCGCCCTGCTCGCCCGAGGCAACCCGGCCCCGTACGCGGGAACGATCCGGCTCCCGGAGCACGGTGTGGAGATCGCCACGGCGTCCCCCGAGCTCTTCCTCGCACGCGACGGCCGGACCGTCGAGTCCGGGCCGATCAAGGGCACCGGACGCACCGAGGACGATCTGCTGGAGAAGGACCACGCGGAGAACGTGATGATCGTGGATCTGGTGCGCAACGACCTGGGCCGGGTCTGCGCGCCCGGCAGCGTGAGCGTTCCCGACCTCTGCGCGGTGGAGAAGCACCCGGGACTCGTCCACCTCGTCTCCACCGTGCGCGGCCGGCTGGACGACGGCGCCGGATGGCCCGAACTCCTCACCGCGGCCTTCCCGCCCGGTTCCGTCACCGGCGCGCCCAAGTCCAGCGCCCTGCGGATCATCGAGGCACTGGAGACGGCACCCCGCGGCCCGTACTGCGGAGCGGTCGGCTGGGTGGACGCCGACCGCGGTACCGCGGAACTGGCCGTCGGCATACGGACCTTCTGGATCGACCGCACCGGACCCGGCCCGCTCCTCCGCTTCGGCACCGGAGCCGGGATCACCTGGGGATCCGACCCGGCGCGCGAATGGGCGGAGACCGAGCTCAAGGCCTCCCGGCTGCTCGCTGTAGCGTCGGGCGCGTACCAGGCAACAGGAAGGACCGCGTCATGA